A single region of the Buchnera aphidicola (Pseudoregma panicola) genome encodes:
- the rpsK gene encoding 30S ribosomal protein S11 has product MKKVLTKSKKKIKKHITDGIAHIHASFNNTIVTITDKKGNTLSWATSGGSGFRGSRKSTPFAAQVAAEKCSESVKSYNIKNLEIMVKGPGPGRESAIRAFNSAGFKITNIIDVTPIPHNGCRPSKKRRV; this is encoded by the coding sequence ATGAAAAAAGTTTTGACAAAATCTAAAAAAAAAATTAAAAAACATATTACAGATGGAATAGCTCATATTCATGCTTCTTTTAATAATACTATTGTAACTATTACAGATAAAAAAGGAAATACATTGAGTTGGGCTACATCTGGCGGATCTGGTTTTAGAGGATCTAGGAAGTCTACTCCATTTGCTGCTCAGGTTGCAGCTGAAAAATGTTCTGAATCTGTAAAATCTTATAATATAAAAAATTTAGAAATAATGGTAAAAGGTCCAGGTCCTGGAAGAGAATCAGCAATTAGAGCTTTTAATTCTGCAGGATTTAAGATAACTAATATTATTGATGTAACTCCAATACCTCATAATGGATGCAGACCTTCAAAAAAAAGAAGAGTATAA
- the rpsM gene encoding 30S ribosomal protein S13: MIRIQGINIENNKHVNIALSMIYGIGKSRANYICKNLNISYFSKIGSLDEKLLDLLRESISKFVIEGDLRRKNKLCIKRLMDLGCYRGLRHRRGLPVRGQRTKTNARTRKGPRKILKK, translated from the coding sequence ATGATTCGTATTCAAGGCATTAATATAGAAAATAATAAACATGTAAATATAGCTTTAAGTATGATATATGGTATTGGAAAATCAAGAGCTAATTATATTTGTAAAAATTTGAATATATCATATTTTTCAAAAATAGGTTCTTTGGATGAAAAATTATTAGATTTGTTAAGAGAAAGTATATCTAAATTTGTTATAGAAGGTGATTTAAGAAGAAAAAATAAATTATGTATAAAAAGATTAATGGATTTAGGTTGTTATAGAGGACTAAGACATAGAAGAGGTCTGCCAGTAAGAGGTCAAAGAACTAAAACAAATGCTAGAACTAGAAAAGGTCCTAGAAAAATATTGAAAAAATAA
- the rpmJ gene encoding 50S ribosomal protein L36, producing MKVRTSVKRLCKSCKIVKRNNVIVVTCKNDKKHKQRQG from the coding sequence ATGAAAGTAAGAACTTCTGTTAAAAGATTATGTAAATCATGTAAAATAGTAAAAAGAAATAATGTAATTGTTGTAACTTGTAAAAATGATAAAAAACATAAGCAAAGGCAAGGGTAG
- the secY gene encoding preprotein translocase subunit SecY yields the protein MVNKLNNSVNKFSNKNFSRNKNELKNRILFLIMAIIIFRIGSLIPIPGINIEVLSNILYQNSGNLLDMLNVFSGGSISKASIFSLGIMPYISSSIIIQLLTFISTKFKSMKKNGEIGKIQINRYTKYLSFILSIIQSICISISLPHIYIFKNLVINSGICFYILCSLSLMTGTMFLIWLGDLITKYSIGNGMSIIIFLGIISGIPRSIINVIEKFRLENINYFLFLFLIFFIFCVIFLVTFIERSYYKINIQYANINHRKMSYISNNSYLPLKVNIVGVVPAIFASSIVLLPYTILSWIVSFHKNDFLINFLKYFQPNSFFYTSSYIFLIVFFCFFYTNLTFNSKDTSENLKKSGAFIKGIRPGNNTSEYIKKIVTKLTFIGSIYMSFICMVPEFVKYFLNFNLYFGGTSLLIVIVVIIDCISQIQNIIVSNIYYKNFQNSSNKIENSFF from the coding sequence ATGGTAAATAAATTAAATAATTCAGTTAATAAATTTTCTAATAAAAATTTTTCTAGAAATAAAAATGAATTAAAAAATAGAATTTTGTTTCTTATAATGGCAATTATTATTTTTAGAATAGGATCTTTAATACCAATTCCAGGAATTAATATTGAAGTTTTATCTAATATATTATATCAAAATAGTGGAAATTTGTTAGATATGTTAAATGTATTTTCTGGAGGATCTATTAGTAAAGCATCTATATTTTCTTTAGGTATAATGCCATATATATCTTCATCTATAATAATTCAACTTCTTACTTTTATAAGCACAAAATTTAAAAGCATGAAAAAAAATGGAGAAATTGGAAAAATACAAATTAATAGATATACAAAATATCTTTCTTTCATTTTATCAATTATTCAATCTATTTGTATATCTATTAGTTTGCCACACATATATATATTTAAAAATTTAGTTATAAATTCAGGAATATGTTTTTATATTTTATGTTCTTTAAGCTTGATGACAGGTACTATGTTTTTAATATGGCTTGGAGATCTTATTACTAAGTATAGTATAGGAAATGGAATGTCTATTATAATATTTTTAGGAATAATATCTGGCATTCCGCGTTCTATTATAAATGTTATAGAAAAATTTAGATTAGAAAATATTAATTATTTTTTATTTTTATTTTTAATTTTTTTTATATTTTGTGTAATTTTTTTAGTTACTTTTATAGAAAGAAGTTACTATAAAATAAATATTCAATATGCTAACATAAATCATAGAAAAATGTCGTATATTTCTAATAATAGTTATTTACCTCTTAAAGTAAATATAGTAGGAGTAGTTCCAGCAATATTTGCATCTAGTATAGTTTTATTGCCATATACAATACTATCTTGGATAGTAAGTTTTCATAAAAATGATTTTTTAATAAATTTTTTAAAATATTTTCAACCAAATAGTTTTTTTTATACATCTAGTTATATTTTTTTAATAGTATTTTTTTGTTTTTTTTATACTAATTTAACGTTTAATTCTAAGGATACGTCAGAAAATTTAAAAAAATCTGGAGCTTTTATAAAAGGAATTAGACCAGGTAATAATACTTCTGAATATATCAAGAAAATTGTTACTAAATTGACTTTTATAGGTTCTATATATATGTCTTTTATTTGCATGGTTCCTGAATTTGTAAAATATTTTTTAAATTTTAATTTATATTTTGGTGGAACTTCTTTGTTAATAGTAATAGTGGTTATTATAGATTGTATTAGTCAAATACAAAATATTATTGTTTCTAATATATATTATAAAAATTTTCAAAATTCTAGTAATAAAATTGAAAATAGTTTTTTTTAA
- the rplO gene encoding 50S ribosomal protein L15, which yields MLLKNIMLYKDRSKRKKRCGRGIGSGLGKTSGRGHKGQKSRKGSSIRIGFEGGQTPLYKRSPKFGFTSKKNIFTKEIKFSKINHLLKKYDFFNLNLLKNNSIVKKNVKYVKFIGTGNINKPIILKGLKTTKNLSFIIKKFGGKIK from the coding sequence ATGTTACTTAAAAATATAATGTTATATAAAGACAGATCAAAAAGAAAAAAAAGATGTGGTAGAGGTATAGGATCAGGATTAGGAAAAACTTCAGGAAGAGGTCATAAAGGTCAAAAATCTAGAAAAGGATCTTCAATAAGAATAGGTTTTGAAGGCGGTCAAACGCCTTTATATAAAAGATCTCCTAAATTTGGTTTTACTTCTAAAAAAAATATTTTTACTAAAGAAATAAAATTTAGCAAAATAAATCATTTGTTAAAAAAATATGATTTTTTTAATTTAAATTTATTAAAAAATAACAGTATTGTTAAAAAAAATGTAAAATATGTAAAGTTTATAGGAACTGGAAATATAAATAAACCAATTATATTAAAAGGATTAAAAACTACAAAAAATTTGTCTTTTATAATAAAAAAGTTTGGTGGTAAAATAAAATAG
- the rpmD gene encoding 50S ribosomal protein L30 — protein sequence MNFKRLKITQIRSSIGILPKHKLTLLALGLKKIGSFKNLDNNLSISGMIKKISYMLKIEEL from the coding sequence ATGAATTTTAAACGATTAAAAATAACTCAAATAAGAAGTTCAATAGGAATATTGCCTAAACATAAATTAACTTTGCTAGCATTAGGTTTAAAAAAAATAGGAAGTTTTAAAAATTTAGATAATAATCTTTCAATTTCTGGTATGATAAAAAAAATAAGTTATATGTTAAAAATAGAGGAATTATAA
- the rpsE gene encoding 30S ribosomal protein S5, translating into MKNLDNKKNNEFQEKLISVNRVSKTVKGGRVFSFTALTVVGNKNGKVGFGYGKSKEVPSAIQKAMEKARKNMITFFLNKNTLQYSIKETFTGSTIFMKPASDGTGIIAGGAMRAVFEVSGVFNVLAKTYGSTNPINVVRATINGLKNMQSPNLVSKKRNKTINVFFGKN; encoded by the coding sequence ATGAAAAATTTAGATAATAAAAAGAATAATGAATTTCAAGAAAAACTTATTTCAGTAAATAGGGTTTCAAAAACTGTGAAAGGTGGTAGAGTCTTTTCTTTTACTGCTTTGACTGTAGTGGGAAATAAAAATGGAAAAGTTGGTTTTGGATATGGAAAGTCTAAAGAAGTTCCTTCTGCTATACAAAAAGCTATGGAAAAAGCTAGAAAAAATATGATAACTTTTTTTTTAAATAAAAATACTTTACAATATTCTATTAAAGAAACTTTTACAGGTTCTACTATTTTTATGAAACCAGCTTCTGATGGAACAGGTATCATTGCTGGAGGAGCTATGCGTGCTGTTTTTGAAGTATCTGGTGTATTCAACGTATTAGCTAAAACTTATGGATCTACCAATCCTATAAATGTAGTTAGAGCTACTATAAATGGTTTGAAAAATATGCAATCTCCTAATTTAGTTTCTAAGAAAAGAAATAAAACAATAAATGTTTTTTTTGGAAAAAATTAA
- the rplR gene encoding 50S ribosomal protein L18: MSIFKKKDARIKRFLKYREKFKKLKSIRLVVHRSSRNIYAQIISSNNFVIVSASTLEKNIKKNICYPGNKKSAKLIGKKIALRSLKNGIKKVSFDRSGFKYHGRIRKLAESARKYGLKF, from the coding sequence ATGAGTATTTTTAAAAAAAAAGATGCTAGAATTAAAAGATTTTTGAAATATAGAGAAAAATTTAAAAAATTAAAAAGTATAAGATTAGTAGTGCATAGAAGTTCTAGAAATATTTATGCTCAAATAATTTCTTCAAATAATTTTGTAATAGTTTCTGCTTCTACATTAGAAAAAAATATTAAAAAAAATATTTGTTATCCTGGAAATAAAAAATCAGCAAAATTAATTGGTAAAAAAATAGCTTTACGTTCTTTAAAAAATGGAATAAAAAAAGTTTCATTTGATCGTTCTGGATTTAAATATCATGGGAGAATTAGAAAACTAGCTGAATCTGCCAGAAAATATGGTTTAAAATTTTAG
- the rplF gene encoding 50S ribosomal protein L6 — MSRIAKKSILVPNDVNVVIKKNNIYIDGIYGKLKFLINNYVSVKYDKNLLIFCGKKNFNKSWMYAGTCRSLVSSMIYGVKNKFFKTLILSGVGYKVFLNENIVNLNLGYSHIIKYKLPNGVLANCNSATKITLSGVNKQLVFQTAANLRLYKVPEPYKGKGIHYENEIIRRKEAKKK; from the coding sequence ATGTCTAGAATAGCTAAAAAGTCTATTTTAGTTCCTAATGATGTTAATGTAGTTATAAAAAAAAATAATATATATATAGATGGTATTTATGGTAAATTAAAATTTTTAATTAATAATTATGTATCTGTTAAATATGATAAAAATTTATTAATTTTTTGTGGTAAAAAAAATTTTAACAAATCATGGATGTATGCTGGTACTTGTAGATCTTTAGTATCTTCTATGATATATGGAGTTAAAAATAAATTTTTTAAAACATTAATATTGTCTGGAGTTGGATATAAAGTTTTTTTAAATGAAAATATTGTAAATTTAAATTTAGGATATTCTCATATAATAAAATATAAATTACCTAATGGAGTATTAGCTAATTGTAATTCAGCAACTAAAATAACTTTAAGTGGAGTAAATAAACAATTAGTTTTTCAAACTGCAGCAAATTTAAGATTATATAAAGTTCCTGAGCCATATAAGGGAAAAGGAATACATTATGAAAATGAAATAATAAGAAGAAAAGAGGCTAAAAAGAAGTAA
- the rpsH gene encoding 30S ribosomal protein S8 translates to MSMQDSVSDMLTRIRNGQFSKKIYVIVKFSKFKVSILEVLKKEGYIKDFLIDKKIKIFLKYYNGNPVIEHIKKVSKPSLRVYKNKKNIYKVINGLGISIISTSRGILTDFEARKLGIGGEILCNVY, encoded by the coding sequence ATGAGTATGCAAGATTCTGTTAGTGATATGTTAACTAGAATAAGAAATGGTCAATTTTCTAAAAAAATATATGTAATTGTAAAATTTTCTAAATTTAAAGTTTCTATTTTAGAAGTTTTAAAAAAAGAAGGATATATTAAAGATTTTTTAATTGATAAAAAAATAAAGATATTTTTAAAGTATTATAATGGTAATCCTGTAATAGAACATATAAAAAAGGTTAGTAAACCTAGTCTTAGAGTATATAAAAATAAAAAAAATATATATAAGGTAATTAATGGATTGGGAATTTCTATAATATCTACTTCTAGAGGTATTTTAACTGATTTTGAAGCTAGAAAATTAGGTATTGGTGGAGAAATATTATGTAATGTTTATTGA
- the rpsN gene encoding 30S ribosomal protein S14, giving the protein MAKESIKAREKKRKILSKKFFNIRKKLKKTIFDLKTSDNEKMKAIFKLQKLPRDSSFCRIRNRCYITGRPHAFLRKFGLSRIKFREAAMNGEIPGLKKSSW; this is encoded by the coding sequence ATGGCAAAAGAATCTATAAAAGCTAGAGAAAAAAAAAGAAAAATATTAAGTAAAAAATTTTTTAACATAAGAAAAAAATTAAAAAAAACTATATTTGATTTAAAAACTTCTGATAATGAAAAAATGAAAGCTATATTTAAATTACAAAAATTACCTAGAGATTCTAGTTTTTGTAGAATTAGAAATAGATGTTATATAACCGGAAGACCTCATGCGTTTTTAAGAAAATTTGGGTTAAGTAGAATAAAATTTAGAGAAGCTGCTATGAACGGAGAAATTCCAGGTTTAAAAAAATCAAGTTGGTAA
- the rplE gene encoding 50S ribosomal protein L5: MLELKILYKRKIINYLMKKLNFTSIMQVPKIEKITLNIGDGSCNYKKKNLINIISDITMISGQKPIVTNAKKSISGFKIRQGHPVGCKVTLRKNRMWDFINRFIYIVVPRIRDFRGFNKKSFDGRGNYSIGIREQIIFPEINYEKIDKTRGLNITITTNTNNDSYSLELLKSLNFPFKK, translated from the coding sequence GTGTTGGAATTAAAAATTCTTTATAAGAGAAAAATAATAAATTATTTAATGAAAAAACTAAATTTTACATCTATTATGCAAGTTCCTAAGATTGAAAAAATTACTTTAAATATTGGAGATGGAAGTTGTAATTATAAAAAAAAAAATTTAATTAACATAATTTCTGATATTACTATGATTTCCGGGCAAAAACCAATAGTAACCAATGCAAAAAAATCTATATCTGGTTTTAAAATAAGACAAGGTCATCCTGTTGGTTGTAAAGTTACATTAAGAAAAAATAGAATGTGGGATTTTATAAATAGATTTATATATATAGTCGTTCCGAGAATTAGAGATTTTAGGGGTTTTAATAAAAAATCTTTTGATGGAAGAGGAAATTATAGTATAGGTATAAGAGAACAAATTATTTTTCCTGAAATAAATTATGAAAAAATAGATAAAACTAGAGGTTTAAATATTACAATAACTACTAATACTAATAATGATTCTTATTCGTTAGAATTATTAAAATCTTTAAATTTTCCATTTAAAAAGTAG
- the rplX gene encoding 50S ribosomal protein L24: MSKKIRKNDEVIVISGKYKGKRGIIKKFISKNKVIVSGINIVKKHKKAVPEKNELGGIVEKESYIQVSNLKIFNKITGKSDRVGFKFEDGKKVRFFKSNNKIID, translated from the coding sequence ATGTCTAAAAAGATTAGAAAAAATGATGAAGTAATAGTAATATCAGGGAAATATAAAGGTAAAAGAGGAATAATAAAAAAATTTATTTCTAAAAACAAAGTTATTGTTTCTGGAATAAATATTGTAAAAAAACATAAAAAAGCTGTTCCAGAAAAAAATGAATTAGGTGGTATAGTTGAGAAGGAATCTTATATACAAGTTTCTAATTTAAAAATTTTTAACAAAATTACAGGAAAATCTGATAGAGTAGGATTTAAATTTGAAGATGGTAAGAAAGTGCGTTTTTTTAAATCTAATAATAAAATTATAGATTAA
- the rplN gene encoding 50S ribosomal protein L14 codes for MIQEQTILNVADNSGAKLVLCIKVLGGSKRRYANIGDIIKVAVQESSSNGKVKKGEVLKAVVIRTKKGISRLDGSYIRFDKNSCVLLNNVNETIIGSRIFGPVTREIRVEKFMKIVSLASEVL; via the coding sequence ATGATTCAAGAGCAAACAATTTTAAATGTTGCAGATAATTCTGGAGCAAAATTAGTTCTTTGCATAAAAGTATTAGGTGGATCAAAAAGAAGATATGCAAATATTGGAGATATAATAAAAGTAGCAGTTCAAGAATCTTCTTCTAATGGAAAAGTTAAAAAAGGTGAAGTTTTAAAAGCTGTAGTTATTAGAACTAAAAAGGGAATTTCTAGATTGGATGGATCTTATATCAGATTTGATAAAAATTCTTGTGTATTGTTGAATAATGTAAATGAAACAATTATAGGAAGTAGAATTTTTGGTCCAGTTACTAGAGAAATTAGAGTGGAAAAATTTATGAAAATTGTTTCTTTAGCTTCAGAAGTACTTTAA
- the rpsQ gene encoding 30S ribosomal protein S17: MNNIKTLKGLVISNKMNKTCVVLIERFVKHKIYGKFIKKHTKIKVHDEKNECFIGDLVEISQCRPISKYKFWKLIKILKTSK; encoded by the coding sequence ATGAATAATATTAAAACTTTAAAAGGATTAGTTATTAGTAATAAAATGAACAAAACTTGTGTAGTTTTAATAGAACGTTTTGTTAAACATAAAATTTATGGAAAATTTATTAAAAAACATACTAAAATTAAAGTTCATGATGAAAAAAATGAATGTTTTATAGGAGATTTAGTTGAAATTTCTCAGTGCAGACCAATATCTAAATATAAATTTTGGAAATTAATAAAAATTTTAAAAACCAGCAAATAA
- a CDS encoding 50S ribosomal protein L29 — translation MVINKYDNIINDLNDKLFLFLKEEFNLKIQLFSGKLKKTHLLKFCRKKISKLKFLIRLNEVKNKNNE, via the coding sequence ATGGTAATAAATAAATATGATAATATAATAAATGATCTTAATGATAAGTTGTTTTTATTTTTAAAAGAAGAATTTAATTTAAAAATACAATTATTTTCAGGTAAATTAAAAAAAACTCATTTATTAAAATTTTGTAGAAAAAAAATTTCAAAATTGAAATTTTTAATTAGATTAAATGAGGTGAAGAATAAGAATAATGAATAA
- the rplP gene encoding 50S ribosomal protein L16, with protein sequence MLQPKRTKFRKMHKGKNRGTSIGSNICFGNFGLKAITRGRITSRQIESARKVISRLIKKEGKMWIRIFPDKPITRKPLEVRMGKGKGNVEYWVFLVKPGKVLYEVDGVTEKISRKAFLLASAKLSVKTIFIKKGIIW encoded by the coding sequence ATGTTGCAACCTAAGCGTACTAAATTTAGAAAGATGCATAAAGGAAAAAATAGAGGAACTTCTATAGGAAGTAATATTTGTTTTGGTAATTTTGGTTTAAAGGCTATTACTAGAGGAAGAATAACATCCAGACAAATAGAATCCGCTAGAAAAGTAATAAGTAGATTAATAAAAAAAGAGGGTAAAATGTGGATAAGAATATTTCCTGACAAACCTATTACTAGAAAGCCATTAGAAGTTAGAATGGGTAAGGGAAAAGGAAATGTTGAATATTGGGTGTTTTTAGTAAAACCAGGAAAAGTTTTATATGAAGTAGATGGAGTTACAGAAAAAATTTCCAGGAAAGCTTTTTTGTTAGCTTCAGCCAAATTATCTGTAAAAACAATTTTCATAAAAAAAGGTATAATATGGTAA
- the rpsC gene encoding 30S ribosomal protein S3, which yields MGQKVNPNGMRLGIIRHWNSIWYANKKNFSKNLQNDFEVRKFIFKKLTKASISKVVIERLSKSIKITIFTSRPGIVIGKKGEDIEKIKLKIFNLIKIPVQINISEVKRPELDAKLVANNISLQLERRIMFRRVIKRSVQNAMRQGAKGIKIEISGRLGGAEIARREWYREGRVPLHTLRANIEYSFSEANTTYGIIGIKVWIFKGEILGKMDVMLKLEKPIVKFKKNFRRRRIR from the coding sequence ATGGGTCAAAAAGTTAATCCAAATGGTATGAGGCTAGGAATAATAAGACATTGGAATTCTATTTGGTATGCAAATAAAAAAAATTTTTCTAAAAATTTACAAAATGATTTTGAAGTTAGAAAATTTATATTTAAAAAATTAACAAAAGCCTCTATATCTAAAGTTGTTATTGAAAGACTTTCTAAAAGTATTAAAATAACTATATTTACTTCAAGACCTGGTATAGTAATTGGAAAAAAAGGAGAAGATATAGAAAAAATTAAATTAAAAATATTTAATTTAATTAAAATACCTGTGCAAATAAATATATCTGAAGTAAAAAGACCTGAATTAGATGCTAAATTAGTTGCTAATAATATAAGTTTACAACTAGAAAGAAGAATAATGTTTAGAAGAGTTATAAAAAGATCTGTTCAAAATGCTATGAGGCAAGGAGCAAAAGGAATAAAAATAGAAATTAGTGGAAGATTAGGAGGTGCTGAAATAGCAAGAAGAGAATGGTATAGAGAAGGCAGAGTTCCATTACATACATTAAGAGCAAATATTGAATATAGTTTTTCTGAAGCAAATACTACATATGGAATAATTGGTATAAAAGTTTGGATATTTAAAGGAGAAATTTTAGGAAAAATGGATGTTATGTTGAAATTAGAAAAACCTATTGTAAAATTTAAAAAAAATTTTAGAAGAAGAAGAATTAGATAA
- the rplV gene encoding 50S ribosomal protein L22 gives MEVYAIHKKANSSSQKIRLVSNLILGKSVSSAIEILEFNRKKASNLIIKVLYSAIANAEHNYGLDVDKLKVVRVNIDNGPVMKRMMPRAKGRADRILKRTSHIKIVVSY, from the coding sequence ATGGAAGTATATGCTATACATAAAAAAGCTAATTCTTCTTCTCAAAAAATTAGATTAGTTTCTAATCTTATATTAGGTAAAAGTGTTTCTTCAGCTATAGAAATATTAGAATTTAATAGAAAAAAAGCTTCTAATTTAATAATAAAAGTTTTATATTCTGCAATTGCAAATGCTGAGCATAATTATGGTTTAGATGTAGATAAACTTAAAGTAGTTAGAGTAAATATAGATAATGGACCTGTTATGAAAAGAATGATGCCTAGAGCTAAAGGTAGAGCTGATAGAATATTAAAAAGAACTAGTCATATAAAAATAGTAGTTTCTTATTAA
- the rpsS gene encoding 30S ribosomal protein S19 translates to MPRSVRKGPFIDESLFKKVEKSLKLKDRKPIKTWSRRSTIFPNMIGLTISVHNGRNHIPVFITEEMVGHKLGEFSMTRTYRGHNIDKKIKKNVSEKSK, encoded by the coding sequence ATGCCTAGATCAGTTAGAAAGGGTCCTTTTATAGATGAAAGTTTATTTAAAAAAGTTGAAAAATCTTTAAAATTGAAAGATAGAAAACCAATAAAAACTTGGTCTCGAAGATCTACTATATTTCCTAATATGATAGGTTTAACTATTTCCGTACATAATGGCAGAAATCATATACCAGTTTTTATTACTGAAGAAATGGTTGGTCATAAATTAGGAGAGTTTTCTATGACTAGAACTTATAGAGGTCATAACATAGATAAAAAAATAAAAAAAAATGTTTCTGAAAAATCTAAATAA
- the rplB gene encoding 50S ribosomal protein L2, with product MIIKKIKPTSPGRRHVIKIKNNNLYKKKPLKSLLKKIVKTGGRNNSGRITTRHIGRGHKKKYRYIDFKRNKDNIPAIVKRIEYDPNRSSNIILILYKDGTKSYILEPKNIKIGDIIVSGKKVEIKSGNCLCIKNIPTGEYIHNIEIKPGKGAQISRSAGSHSQLISKEKNYAFIRLRSGEVRKIHLNCRATIGEVGNIKHMLRKFGKAGCKRWLGIRPTVRGTAMNPVDHPHGGGEGKNFGKHPVSPWGKQTKGKKTRNNKRTQKFIVHRRK from the coding sequence ATGATAATAAAAAAAATAAAACCTACATCTCCTGGTAGAAGACATGTAATAAAGATAAAAAATAATAACTTATATAAAAAAAAACCTTTAAAATCTTTATTAAAAAAAATTGTAAAAACTGGTGGTAGAAATAATTCAGGAAGAATAACTACCAGACATATTGGAAGAGGTCATAAAAAAAAATATAGATATATAGATTTTAAAAGAAATAAGGACAATATACCAGCGATTGTTAAAAGAATTGAATATGATCCTAATAGGTCTTCAAATATAATTTTGATTTTATATAAAGATGGAACAAAAAGTTATATTTTAGAACCAAAAAATATTAAAATAGGTGATATTATTGTTTCAGGTAAAAAGGTTGAAATTAAATCTGGAAATTGTCTATGTATAAAAAATATTCCTACTGGAGAATATATACATAACATAGAAATTAAACCAGGAAAGGGCGCTCAAATATCTAGATCAGCTGGAAGTCATTCTCAACTTATATCTAAAGAAAAAAATTATGCATTTATAAGATTGCGTTCAGGAGAAGTTAGAAAGATACATTTAAATTGTAGAGCTACTATAGGTGAAGTTGGTAACATAAAACATATGTTAAGAAAGTTTGGAAAAGCTGGATGTAAAAGATGGTTAGGAATAAGACCTACTGTTAGAGGTACTGCTATGAATCCAGTAGATCATCCTCATGGAGGTGGTGAAGGAAAAAATTTTGGAAAACATCCTGTTAGTCCATGGGGTAAACAAACTAAAGGTAAAAAAACTAGAAATAATAAAAGAACGCAAAAATTTATTGTACATAGAAGAAAATAA
- a CDS encoding 50S ribosomal protein L23, with amino-acid sequence MKFKERILKIFRGMHISEKSSIISEKKNSFIIKVLKNANKKEIKKMLEKIFNVTVLKVNTLIVKGKRKNNRKGTSNKYGFKKDWKKVYITLKKGDSFNF; translated from the coding sequence ATGAAATTTAAAGAAAGAATTTTAAAAATTTTTAGAGGAATGCATATTTCTGAAAAATCTTCTATTATTTCTGAAAAAAAAAATAGTTTTATAATAAAAGTTTTAAAAAATGCTAATAAAAAAGAAATAAAAAAAATGTTAGAAAAAATTTTTAATGTAACTGTATTAAAAGTTAATACTTTAATAGTAAAAGGAAAAAGAAAAAACAATAGAAAAGGAACTTCAAATAAATATGGATTTAAAAAAGATTGGAAAAAAGTATATATAACTTTAAAAAAAGGTGATAGTTTTAATTTTTAA